The window AAGATAATTTCTCCTTTTGGTCACTCACCTTACAGTAGAATCACTGGATCCTGTGATTATGACATTCTCATCGTACTGTAAACATAATACTGATCCTGTATGGCCTGTTAACACCTGCACACAATCCAGTGTATTTCGATCCCATATCTGCAGGGGAAGACACATAATGGCACAGATCAGGTGACATTTACCATCCTGATAAtatcacttttgaaaaattcatgGCCCCATCACATGATCTTGGTACATTTTGGACCTTTTTTTTTCTCGGGACCTTTTTTTTTCTCGGGAGATAACATCGCGTATTCATGTCTGAACTCACTGGAACAAACATCTTGCATTTGATGTGGAGTTCACAGAAGGGCACTCCCATGGGTAATGAGGCAAGTTAAACCCAAGTCAGTTCTAAAAACCTTGTGTTATGTCACAATTACCCATTTTTCTATTTGCTCTACCAGAAAATGGAAGCTTGTTATATATCTCTTTGTGGAAacctttgaaagaaaatacttAGTCTTTTTAAAATAAGCTGTGCTTAACATTTTCCTTAAGAGTAAGAAACAGGGAAAGCTGGCTTTCCTGTCAAAGCTGCTTATTCTAATCTCCATTCGCCATTATGAAATTATAGTTACTGGTACATGAAATGCTGATATCCGCAACATGAGGGCTTAATTTCAAGCCCTAAAATGCCCTTTAAGATAATATGCAGATGTGAATGAGCCATGAGACAACTGAAAATGGGACTAACCTTTATTGTGTTGTCACGTAGACCGCTGACAATTTTGGTGTCATCGTACTGGAGGCAATAAACACCCTTGCTGTTCTCACTCCTACAGTGTATCCTCTGCAAGGTGTGCCTGCCACATTTCCAGTTGGTTTCAATGGTCTGAAATCAGAAACCGGACATATTTACGCATTTTCAACTACAGACCTTTTCACGGCAATATCTTATGTAATCAATCAAAGCCTGCAGACTAAGCAAAAGTGCCGAGCATGGCATAAAATCAACAATTACTGTCACTGGTACATTGAGTtactatttttgacatttattgcGGTTGGCATGTTGTTTCTGCCATGATATTTATACTACTGTCTCTGCAGTAATTTTTGCACCGAGAAGGTTTGACAAGACGTGCACCTTCAAAAAGACTACTGCTCCTTTATGTTTATCAAACAGAAAactgttgtttattttgataacaAGAACTGGAAGTTATGTTTTcctaaaaggtattagattttgaagcagcCTTAATGAAGCCGATGCAAACACTGTCAGTGCATTGGTTCACACTCATCATAGTTGCTATATAAACAGAGACAGACTAACATAAAACATTCACTCCACAGAGGTGATGTACATCTGAACTCTAACTGACAAGCCCCTAAGATCTGATGAGAAAAGTCAGCATGGACAAGAAACACTAGATTTACCTCTATATCTTGAATAATCTTGGGATAAAGTCTGCGGAAAAAGTCATTGTTGGGTTGTACCTCTCCTGGTTTTGGACGGAACAAATATTGACCCCTGGAATAAAAAGTAATGGTGATAATACTAATGATTATTGAGTTCATAGATTGAATGTACACAATATATGAAATTTTTGTATGTTATTATCAGATATTGATACATTTAAGTTGATGTATTACCATTTCTTGTAATGCAAACGTATAAGTTATCAAAGGTTAAAAATTAAGGATATCCATGTACCACAATACAAGGcacgtacatgtatgcatattttACATAGTAAACAGTGAAGATTATATGGACAGATCAgatcttaaaattaattttcattcagGAACATTTCAGATTCACAGGCCTCTATCTGAAAAAAACCCCAACATTTACAGATGATAGATACACTATGAAAGATTAAAAAAAGCCTGacattaaaattcaatttaCTCTAATTGGAAGGCTAAGCGCATTATCATTAGCCTGTCAATGTATTCTGAACATCTTTCAAGTGGTATATCTGAGATAAGATCTGACATACTTGACGATTGCTATTCTGTTAGCATTGGCTCTTAAAGGAAATGAGATATGAGAGTTCTGCTGGGAGAATTTTAAAGTAAATTGGACAGTGCATCTTTCAATATCTGATGAATCATCAAATTGTATCTATCATTTCaaaccagagaaaaaaaaacatttaataaAACACAATGCCACTTTATAGCGTCACTAATGGAAATTGATACGGCAGAAGAAACACTACACAAACATCTTCACATTAAATTTCAAGATTATGTTGGACTTACAAAGCACAGATCTGCCTCTGTTCTTAATATACAGTGCTATTTTCAAGATACCCCCCTAAccaaatgaaaacatgtttgtaatttgaaatactgATAATGATGCTGAGCATGATTAGAATCAATTGAATGTATTTCCCTACGCATTCCTGAAAACAACAGGACAAATACTGATATCAACTATTTTGCTGTGCTGATGTTAAACAACATGCAGCTCAATTCGGCACtggaaataaatttcaaacatgCCATTTTCAAGAATTGAAATGTGCATTCTGTCTGCGGCAGTTCTCACTTTTCCTTATAAGTTCAAGTAATTCTTACACAGAGagtaaacaaaatacaaaccGGGTCAAGGCCTACAGTTTGTGAAACACTCATCAAAATTTCATGCTATATTAAACTTCTGATGATTAGGTACATGATAGtagctgaaacatttaaatggAATCAAAACAGAAAACTGGAAACCTTAGTTGTTAGATGAACTTTTCGTTATCAGAAACAACCGTTTACAatcaattttatcattaatatatGATGCATAAAATTATGAGTATCACACATATCAATTATACAATAATGAACAATTTTTAACAGATGAtagaatcttgaaaaacaaagtaaatttttctgagATGGATTGATCAGATGCCTGTGAGAAACTCTAACAAAGATGCCATTTCCTAATTGTGAATAGATTAAAACAGCACATCAGATCAGTGTCTCCAGATGAATAATGGACAATTAATGTGGCCTACTTTAGCCTCTCTGTACATGTAATGACATTGATTATTCAAACATTAGGGCAGTCATCAATGGTAGGGAAAGAGGAGGCATGCAAATAAATGCCATATCATCCAGCATGTTGACATTTCTACTGATTGTCTTGGACCGCAGAAACTTAGGAAAACAcattaaatatttacaattaactGTCTCTAGGGATTCAAAACCTTATTTGGAAGATGATCTTGCATTGCTTTCTATGGATGAAATGTTGTGGAATGATCAGTcacctttaaaatgaaacacTTCATAAAAACCTAGCAAGAAGGAACAAACACAAGATATCACATGATGTGTGTGCAAACATCTCTAACATGAACCTACATATATCTTTACCATGTCATTTAGTGGTGTTAATTTATGTACAAACTACCTAATCATCAATAACTTGAAGGGACAAAACAATGTCTACAGGTGCATAACCTCTGTGAGAATTTGTGATCTGTGTTGGCATTGTTGGTGCTTAGACAATTGCCACGGGATAGTGAGCTTTGAACTCAGGGTTATCATGAAAGCAGACAAAAAGGTTATGCATCTATCCAATTGGTATTGTTTGTACTTATCAGCATGATAAATTATACTCAGAATACTACTCATACAAATGATCACATTTGTATTGCACTCCTAACAAGGGTTTCCACTTGCTTGAATGTCAACATTTATAAGAATTGGTTCACAAGAATTCACAGAAAATGATTTACTTACCACCCTCTCCTTTCTGAAAGGCCTTTCCATAGTAAGTCTGTGATAACCATTCTTTCAATTAATTTTTTCCAGAGCATGCCATCCTGGATAACCCTGTACCACTCTTTACACACGAGTTCTGCTGCACAAAGTGACTTGGCATCCAAGTATGACAAGATGTTTTCTGCAACATGGTCTAGACCCTTTTCTGTTGGAAAACAAGAAAGTATCTTTTCATAAATTACTGCACTTCTACCAATACATCACACGGTCTGCCATTTAACAGTATCAATAAACTTGAGAAGGCTTAGAAAAACTAGTTGAACATGCTAAAGTGCTAAAGTACTCAAGCCTGTGTATACCAAATCATACTACACTGTAAGAATACAGACAATGTTTCACTGCCACAgcttgctggtggatattgacaGTCTGATATGGTATGGCTAATGTCATTGATTGAACAACCATGTTTTACATTGCTGACATTTTTTATGGTTTTCGTGTCCACTCAACATCTTGTAAATGAGTTATGACACATACATAGACATATATTATCAACACTGAAAATTCCTTGCTTAGGTGTAACAATTAAATGCAACATGCGAAATGTAAACTTCATCctacatgtaacatttacagaCATATTTACAAAGATGTGTCAAATGACTTAAATCCTTGGttgaaataaatcttgtttGATAAGATCACAACTTCAAGCAAATGATTAATCTTGAACTTGGCCAACAGCTGGTGCAAAGCAAGACTATAGTATGGAAAAATCCTATGATCTAAAGTGATGTCTTTGTGGTACCAAGTTAAATCTTGGAATACATAGCAAAGTACTAAGaaatatgtatgtaaatatttgtcatATCTTCTTGAAAAGTTCTAAACAACAGCTACTGAACAAGAGTCAACTGAAATATTCTTCTACAGCATTGAAGagatgaacaaaaatatttttctagtTCCTCATTCCTCGTCTTTTCCCGAAATATTGATTTTGAACAGTTGAATCTATGTGGGTGAAAGTGAAATTATGTGTATAGATTATACTGTACAATATGACCCCTCTATAAGGTCAGATCGATCAAATGGAAAATACAGAGTTTACAACAAACTACGGCAGAGACTGTGGTGATTTATAGATAGGTATCCATGTAAAACTAACGATTAACACAATATGATATATCAATACGTATATAAGCCTGCCAGAATCTACTGAGAAACTACATGTAgtccaaaatacaaatacagcACTATATACGAACAAAGCATATTTTGATGAACCTAATTTAGTTCACAATacagtcatatttttttaccaaacgTAAAATGTAGTATAGCCATTAAATTGTATTGATTATCTAATAAAATGCACAGTTAGCATAAAACATCAATAGAACAGTCTTCTTCACTCTGTTTATTGGTGCATGTAATTTCATGATTACATATGACAGTATTGCTTTTTTTCAGTGATTCTTGGAAAAAACTATGATGAACATATTTCATATTGGATACAGAAGGCAAAGTCTCAGTCATCTGAATTCTGCTATTggaaatttatctgaattgtGTTGTCAAACCATATCAGATCCTGTAACCTCAACTTACACAtttttcagacaaaatattACGTTATTTTCTAATTCTGTTACATATCTAGTATCtgtgcattaaccctttgagtgctctTTTTTCCCGTAAAAAGTTTAGAGcagcattttatcaattttaacaatgtttttttgtaatttgtaaataattttggaccaagtggacatcacatttcattggtttcaattcttttttcaaaattttggcaaaaatctgaaaaaacgaactttggtatattttattttggtggcaaatattgactttggcgctcaaaggggaTAATCCTTATCTTTAATGCACGTGGGAATCCACTGATCTTTTTCTTACATTactatattttgatatttgcttTAGTCATCCTATATATGCCAATGCAGTGAAATATCATGTTTCTCATTGCAATGCTTATATTGTGACCTTGACAATGCCTACACTGAATGCTCTTTTGGGTCCTAATCCTATCTATACACTTTGGTCTGAAGATGATTAGCTGTTATGTCTTATGAAAAAATTGCCAACTGCAACCAAGAAAACAAACTGTAACTGTGAAAGCTCTAAATTTATTCTTGGTAAAATACATGACTTTTCCAACCCTTTCACCGTATCAGACTGTGGTGCATTCCCATTGATTTCAATAGAGTATCATGTCATGACCTGCTTATACAGGAAAATGAACTGAAAGGATCACTATACAAATCAGAAATACTTTGCTTTCATCTAAGCTCATGTTGTGAACTTTATTATGAActgccatgtttattgtttaacatttaaaaatgaataaagactCAGTTTCCATAGAGAATCACTATACGACATACTAAACCAGAAAGACAACAACGAACAGAAGGAAGAAATCCATGCACTTACAGAGTTATTGGCTGGTTTTgaatcaaatgactagaaactAAATCTGAATGTTTTGAAAGGTTATTGTAGACACAGACACTATTACAGTATGAACACAATATGATAGggaatataaattttttcttgttggcaccagattgtcttatcagaaaatttacccaccagattacaatttcaatggaaaacaagggctatcacacctccataatcctcttacagactagaacaaatgCAATCCCAGGGATTTCGGACATTGCCTTTAAGACATCTTTTCCAAGCATTCCCTTATTCACGGTATTTGGACACCAGGACAACAATGAAACAATCACAGGTCAGTGGAAGTCTGGGAAAGCTACATTAATTTTTCAGGGTGCACGGAAAGGTTAAAGGAAGTGTCATTGCTTGACTTGCTGACACTTTGTAAGTTTGATGTGATATCAGATTTGACTGTCTCAATCTGCAGGTAAAGTGTGGCTAAAACAAGTTTAATTAATGGTCAGTATGAAAGGGGTCTTGCTATGTCATGTCAATAATCCTATACTGGTGGTAAATGTACCATGAAAAGGTACACTGTGCTCATACAGGATGTTTCAAGGAGAACATCCTTGTTTGGTTGGTTACTGTTATTTGCAAGCTGTATAAAGGGTGATTCAAAGTAAAAACCCTCAGAAGAAACATGGGATACTTCACTCTCCAGTGTAGTCTGATTCACATCAAATAGCTGGCAGTAGGGAAGGAATCAATAGCTACGAAATTAACAATTAGGAAAAAGCAGGTGACGGTTGAAGGCAACTTGAATTACAAATGACTCACATTTATATTTGAAAGGATTCACTGTTGGAAAAGATGCATGTTGACAATTCTAAATGTAGGTCAGTTGAGCACCGATCAAAGTTATTACTCAAATAGGATTCAAATCATCTTCACTCAATCAGAAAAGATGTTTTGATACCATGTAGGAAGTGAGTAACATCCTACCATGTTTATTGACACAATGGTTAAAAGCTGTTTTCAAATTGACAAGTTTTGgggaattatttttgaaattgctCTCTATCTCCCATGATTTAGAACTGTCAACATGCAAGTCATTAACGATTATACAAAAAGTTACATAGGATTGTTACATCGGGATATGAGCTATGCACCAATCAAAACGTTGTTACGCAAACAGAATTCATATAATCTTCATTCAATTTTCTGGCCTCTCAACCTAATGCTATGGCCCAAATTAGTAATACTTCATACCAATATCGtaccatatcatatcataatTCACATTAGTTAATATGTTGCTGTAGACATATGCAATAAGCTTAATGAGCTGATCAAACTTGTAACTATTCTCTGGGACTCTAATTAGATATGACGTAAGAGAAAATACAGGATATGAAACACTGATAGCTTCTCTGAATTGATGTAGTTACTTTTACAAAGAATTTTAGTTATATAAAACCCGCTAAATTCCTGATTTTGGATGTTATCTTGTCATACACTGCAAAGTATGTGACATGCTTGCATTGACAATCATAAATGAGTATTTAAGTTTTGTTTCTATCTGCAGATCATTCAACTTGAGGTGAACGCTGGTCACAACGTGATCACAGTCCACTAGATCTAGTAGCAGTGTACATGCTTTAGTTTTCTGTTCATGGAACTAGGCAGTGCAAACATGTAGTTGCAAATTCAGTTGACTTTATGTTCTACTCTTGTCACTTCATGTGGCTGCTTACTTCATACATTTCAGGCTTCTTAAAGTAGaataattttaaagttacatGAATTCTGTCTTACACAGAGAAGGTCAAATTGCTGTGTATGGTTGATGCAGCTTTGGGAGCAAAATAAATGggaattttgttttacattgttACAGCAAATTCTATGTGAAGAACCCATACTAATGACATTAATTTGTTAGACTTTCAACCAATGACAAGCCAGGAAAGTGAACAGAATGATAAGAACTTTGCTTCAACGGTTGTTGGTGAGAAACtcacataaaatatacatgtacataaaagcTAACATGAAATGTCACATGATTAATTTATAAAGCAAACCCACCTGAGAGTGAATGTGTGTTATAGCTACATGTATATAGTATGAATATTACTAAGGCACAAGAATTGGCAATATCAGAAAATCTGAACTTACTCGGCAATGCTGTAATAAAGTCCCTCTGTAGCATTGGTTTCAAGAAAGAATTGATATGTCCATGCTGGTAGTGGCACATATGGGATATTAATTGTTCTACAAATTCAATTTGTTCATTTTCCTTCCACTGGTCAAAATATTTAACACACAGTTCCTTTTCATTCTGAAAGTTCGGCGAAGGTTCCTTGTTGCTTTTGATCAGCCTGATAGGAGTGGGTGTTGTCTGCAAAGAACGAGAGAAAGTAAATGAAGCATGAGTTGATGCTTGGCTGCATGTGTACCTCATCTGATGAGATGGTAATCCTGAAATAGTGAATAAATGGTGCTCTCACCAATAAATTATGTAGTGTGCAGAGCTAAGATAGTGGAATTCTTGTCATGATAACTGTCATTTTATGGAAATCTCAGGGTCTGTGAAATCATCATTTTGTCAAGAATACTCTAATCAATGGTACAGTAGTACTGTGGTTGCCACACTGTAGCTTTGTCTAATGCTCCTTACAAAAGGAACTttaatcaaaagtgaacatttctacaaatgtttgaatttttcatttatGCTCTTCTCTTACACCATGAACTTGTAGGATATGGCAATGTAGTTTCCACAAAAAAGATTCATCAAATATTTGCATTCTAGCTGCCATGGAGACACAACAGACCAaagtacatatatacacacatacgcTTTCTTTAGAAAACCATTAGTCATTTACATAAGTATGATGAAAGTTCCACATGATTATCTGTACACAATAACTCTTGATGGATTGATAATGTAAATATTGGATGTGTATTGAACTCATTTGTTATCATTATAAAATTTTCTGCAATGACAATAAAGACAAGTCTTTGGCAATGCCTAATTTCCCCATAGttgttttcaaaaatggaaatggGTAATGAGGACAGGCTTCCGTGAGAAATCTTGCTGTAAGGGAGGAAAAGTACAGACACTGTCGAATGCAACTCAGTGTTATACAATCCTTGATGAAATGCCAGTAACCTACAACACAtttctgaaattgaaagataaaATCAATTTCAACAGCTAAATACAAATATCTTTGTATCAATGAATGATATTATTTCTACAAAGatcatcaaaaatatattttccagGGTGTTTATCTTCTTTTCATTTGTAAGTTTTATGGTATgatttatacatgtagaatgAATGCAAATCCACATTTCTACATGTCTGACATGTGATATAAAATGGATTG of the Ptychodera flava strain L36383 chromosome 20, AS_Pfla_20210202, whole genome shotgun sequence genome contains:
- the LOC139119871 gene encoding beta-TrCP-like isoform X2, which codes for METSTITDDKLTDGMTTPTPIRLIKSNKEPSPNFQNEKELCVKYFDQWKENEQIEFVEQLISHMCHYQHGHINSFLKPMLQRDFITALPKKGLDHVAENILSYLDAKSLCAAELVCKEWYRVIQDGMLWKKLIERMVITDLLWKGLSERRGWGQYLFRPKPGEVQPNNDFFRRLYPKIIQDIETIETNWKCGRHTLQRIHCRSENSKGVYCLQYDDTKIVSGLRDNTIKIWDRNTLDCVQVLTGHTGSVLCLQYDENVIITGSSDSTVRVWNVHTAEMVNTLIHHCEAVLHLRFNDGMMVTCSKDRSIAVWDMQSPTDINLRRVLVGHRAAVNVVDFDDKYIVSASGDRTIKVWSTSTCEFVRTLNGHRRGIACLQYRDRLVVSGSSDNTIRLWDIECGACLRVLEGHEELVRCIRFDNKRIVSGAYDGKIKVWDLQAALDPRAPAGTLCLRTLVEHSGRVFRLQFDEFQIVSSSHDDTILIWDFLNAPQFEGGKERLTEDQVL